CTCTCTCCGCCTTCGATCGGAAAATCGTTTTGAAGAATCGCACGTTTCAAATTGAACTGAGTCGAGATCGGATCGGCGGGCATCAAAGGAAGAGAATGTCGGATTCCATCGGAGATCTTAAACTTGCTGATCGTCGCGAGTTTCATTCCCACACTTCCGAGAATTTTTGGATGAGGAACAAACGCCGACTTCCAGTAAAAAGCCTCGCTGCTGCAGACGTAAGAAGGATCCAGTCCGGCAAGAATTCTTTCCAACTGATTTTCTTTGAAAGTATTCTTAGCTCCGTCATGCACTTCTTGCAAAAGAATCACGTCCGGATTTTCCGAACGAATATAATCGGTTATCTTTTTGAGAGTGCTTTCGATTTCTTCCCTTGAAGGACCGATATCGGGACCGTCTCCGTTTGGAACGTCATACCAAAACACTCTCTTCTTACCCGCAAGATATTGCACGTTCCAGACAAGAACTTTAATCTTAGAATCCGCTTTCAAAATCGGAGCGTCCTCCGCGCACTTGACTTCCGCCGGTTGCGCCTGATCGGGATGAAAGGTGATGGAATAAATCAGAATCAAAAGAGAACCAAAAAGAATTCCCAATACCGCCAATATTTTTCGAAACCAAGCCATCACGACACTCCTTAAAAACCGTCTAAACGAACGATACCATCGTTCAAAGAGAATACAAGCTACGGGAACAAAAGCGAGTGTAAAGGATTTTCTTTTTAAGAGGGTGGAATAAAACTGACTCTAAAGAGCCCGAGATGAAAACAATTCTTACGATCTTATCCATCCTCTTCTTCGCACAAGTCTCCATTCATTCGGAAGAAATCGAACTCAAGATCCGTATCAAAAACGGAACCACCGGTAAAGAAGGAAACATCGAATCCCTTCGTATCATCGCCCTCCAACAAGGGATGATTCCGATCAAAGACCTCGGTCCTGCGAAGGGCGACTTTGTAGTATCCAAACTCACGGTTCCGGATCAATCCCCGATTCTTCTCCAAGCAAAATACGCGGGAGTCAACTACAACAAGATGGTGCCCCCGGTTCCCGTGATGCGATCCGCAGTACAAGAGATCGTGGTCTACGAAAAAACAAGGGACAAATCTCTCGTAAGAACGAGATCGGCGATGCAGATCACGAGGGGAAAAGATTTCCTTCGAGTATTTAAAATTTTTCTCATCTCCAACAATACGATTCCTCCTAAGAGTTATCAAGACGAACAAAATCCGTTCGAGGTTTATGTGCCTTCCGAAGCGACCGAAGTAGTCGGACAACTCACACAAGGAGAAGCGAGGATGGCGATTCCTCTTCAACTTCAAGACGGACCAAACGGAAAGTATCTGGATCGCGCCATTCTTCCCGGAAGTTCAGAATTACAAATTTCTTATACGATTCCGGCGAGCAATCTTTCTAAGGTCACGTTTAAAGATAGAATGCTGGCGGAAAAGAGCGAGGGGTTTCGCGCGGTTTTTTCCAAACCGGGAGACATGGAAGTTTCTTTTATCG
This is a stretch of genomic DNA from Leptospira tipperaryensis. It encodes these proteins:
- a CDS encoding endonuclease/exonuclease/phosphatase family protein — its product is MAWFRKILAVLGILFGSLLILIYSITFHPDQAQPAEVKCAEDAPILKADSKIKVLVWNVQYLAGKKRVFWYDVPNGDGPDIGPSREEIESTLKKITDYIRSENPDVILLQEVHDGAKNTFKENQLERILAGLDPSYVCSSEAFYWKSAFVPHPKILGSVGMKLATISKFKISDGIRHSLPLMPADPISTQFNLKRAILQNDFPIEGGERFTVLNTHLDAFSQGTDTMHKQVDTIAGLLKELDLAGHSWVLGGDFNLLPPDFDRKAMHANGAFFYSDEKEIKPLFDHWSSAVPLDILNGPEKAKYYTHFSNDPAIGKPDRTIDYIFYSSNLRQSAYRVDQSEKVWDISDHFPQIGTYVLK